The Edaphobacter flagellatus sequence GGCGACGAGCGTGTCGTTGGTTCCGGCTCCGGCGTCGCCGCCCCCAGGAGCCTTCCTGGCAATCGCACCGAATACACCTTCAACTGGGCCAAGCCCGGCTTCCCCGGCACCATCATCGCCGGCAAATTTCTTGAGCCGATCGCTGCCCCCGGCATCAACAATATTCGCGTCTTTGTCACCGAGCCGCGTAAAGCTGCAGCCGTTCCCTTTGCTCAGGACGCGGCCAAGCAGTTCGAATTTATGTCCTCCACCTTTGGCCAGCCGGAGAGCGGCCACATCGCGCTCGTCGAACTTCCTGCCGATGCTGTCTCCGCAACCTGGGCACCCGAGATCGCGGGCATCTCAGGGGCTCGCGTCGCAGGTAAGACCTACTCGCGCCTGCTGGCCAATACGCTGGCCCATCAGTGGTGGGGCTCTGAGGTCTCTCCTGCCACGCTGAACGACGCATGGATCACCAACGGCATGTCCCGCTATGCCGAGTTGATGTATGTTGAGGACTCCGGCGGCAAAACCGCCTTCCAGACCGCCGTCACTGACGTACAGGCTGGCGCACTCGCCTACGATACCGAGCCGCTGACCACGGTCGGCCGCCTCGATCCCTTCTCGCCGCAATTCCAGTCCATGACGCTCGAAAAGGGTGCGATGGTCTTCCACATGCTCCGCTGGGAGATGGGCGACGACGTCTTCGTTAAGTTCCTCCGCGGCCTGCTCTCGCAATACACCGACAAGGGCATCCGCACCAGCAACGTCGAAACGGTCGCCGAGGCCCAGTCGCAGCTTGCTCTGCGGCCCTTCTTCGCACAGTGGTGCGATGGGACCGGAGCGCCCACCTTCACCAACAAGTACACCGTCTTCCGTCTGGGCAACAACAAAGGCTTCCGCACCGTGGGATCGATTGCACAGGACCTCGACCTCTTCCGCATGCCGGTCGAGCTACGCATCGAAACCGACGGCAAAACAGAGACTCGCCGCGTCGATGTCTCCGGTACCGATAGCAACTTCACCGTTGAAACCTTCGGACGCCCGCGCCGCATCTCCATTGATCCGCAGAACTGGGTGCTCAAGAGCACACCCGACCTCGCCGTACGCGTCGCCGTACTACGAGGACAACAGCAGGTCGCACAAGGCGACCTCACAGCCGGGCTGATCGAATATCAGAAAGCGCTCGACGCCAACAAAAACAGTTCGCTGGCCTCCTATCGCATCGGTGAAGTCTTCTTCATGCAGCGCAACTATCAGTCCGCAGCAAACTCCTTCCGCGATGCCCTGCGTGGCGACGGCGATCCCAAATGGGTCGAGGTCTGGAGCCATATCGAGCTGGGCCGTATCTTCGATCTCACCGGCCAGCGTGACCGTGCTGTCAATGAATACCGTCTCGCCGTACAGACCAACGACAACACGCAGGGAGCCATCAATGAGGCTCGTGCGCTGATGCAGAAGCCGTACAAACGCGAACAGACCGACAACTAGTCAGACTAGGTCGAATGTCTGATTCGTAACCAATTCCATTTCTGATACTTTGCCCCCAAAGGCAAACTCCTATGGCTATTGAGATCGTTTCAAGCGACGACATCCGTTTCGAGAACATGGTTCACGGACAAAACGGACGCTTCCCTGCCACCGTTCACGACCGCGCCAGCCGTATTGCACTATGCGACAACAGCGATGACGTCGCCGAAGCCCTCGAGCGCTTCGTGCATCAGGGCCTGCGTCCCACCGTGCGTTCTGGCGGACACTGCTACGAAGACTTCGTCGATAACAATCCTGGCGGCGCGATCATCGACGTCAGCATGATCTCCGGCACCGAGCCGCCGGCCAACGGCCCGAAGTACCGTCTTGGCGCCGGAGCCACGCTCGGTCGCGCCTATGCCGACCTCTACAAGCGCGCGCTCGTCACCATCCCCGGAGGAACCTGCGGCCCTGTCGGCGCAGGCGGCCACATCACCGGAGGAGGCTACGGTCTTCTCTCCCGTCTGCATGGAGTCACACCGGACTGGGTCAGCGCCGTCGATGTCGTCACCATCGATAACGCAGGAAAGGCCCACGTAATTCATGCCGACAAGCACAACAACTCCGACCTGCTGCGTGCCTGCCGCGGCGCGGGAGGAGGCAGCTTCGGCATCGTCACCAACTTCTACTTCGACACGCTTCCCAAAGCCCCCACCGAAACACTGCGCGGAAACATCAGTTTCGACTGGGACGGCATGACCGAGGAGCGTTTTGCCCGCCTGCTCTACCTCTTCGGCAACTACTGGGAGACGCGCGGACAGGACCCCGATACCTGGGGACTGTTCTCCATCTTCAACCTCTCGCACCGCAGCTCCGGCCATCTGTCAATGAGCGTCACCTTCGTCAACCCCGACGGCACCGTCAACGACACGCGCGTCGTTGAGGAATACCTCGCCGTCTTCGATGAGTGCAAGCCCGTTGCCGAGATCTCGCGGCACCCGGTCATGGCCGAGCATCATCCTGAATCTCCCGCTCCCTCCAGCCCCGTTTGCCTCGCAAAGCACACGCTCAACAAGAGCAGCTGGATCGAAGCCAACGCTCCCGCTGGAGGAGGATATGGTGGTGGTGGAAACAGACGCCCGGCGAATGCTCCGCCGCCAAGCCGCCGCCACAAGTACAAATCCAGCTACATGCGCCGCGGCTTCACACGCGAAGAGGCTGCCGTCTTCTACAAGCACCTCAATCGCACCATCCCCGGAGTCGATCTCGCAGGTTGCACCGTGCTGTCAGACTCCTTCGGCGGAGCCGTCAACAAGAAGCAGCTCCTTGAAGAGACCTCTGTCGCGCAGCGCAACTCTGTTCTGAAGTGCCAGTTCATCGCCAGCTGGGCCGAGCCCTCGCAGGACGAAGGACACGCCCAGTGGATTCGCGACTTCTTCACCGAGCTCTACGGCAAGTCAACCGCCGGAGCGAGATACAACGGCACGCCCTTCTGGAGCAATGAGTACGAAGGCTGCTACATCAACTATCCCGACGCAGACATGGTGCAGCACGACTACTGGCCGCAGCTCTACTACGGCACAGCAGGTCTTCATCCATTCCTGCAAAGCGTCAAGAAGAAGTACGACCCCAACAACATCTTCCATCACGCGATGTCGATTCGCGCCTGAGCAGCTACTCGACTTCCTGCTTGGCGCGATATCCATCGCGTGCAATCACGGAATACTTCAGAGGCTTGTGCTTCTCGTCCTGCATCTGCAACGGGTGGCCTTCATTGTCGACCAGCTTCACCTGAATGCGCCGGTACGTGCCGTCGTTCTTATTGTTCGTCGGCCTATAGGTCAGCACATACTCGTTGCGGATCGAGTCGTTGATCTGCGAAAAGATATCTGGCAGCGCACCTTGAAACATTGGGTTGAAGCTTAGTCCGCCCGTCATCTGCGCGAAGGTCTTCATCTGGTTCTCCGCCTGCAGGTAGTCCAGCCGTGTCACCGGGCCCATCATGCCGCGCGAATCGGCCAGCTCGCGTACCAGAGCACCCGTGCCGATCGTAAAGATCGTCACATTCGGCGTCGCCTTCACCTTGGCGAGTATCTTGTCCAGCGTAATGCGCGAAAACGTATCGCGTCCCGTACCGATGAGCACGATGTACTTGCGGCCTTCGATACGGCTCAGCCTGTCCAGCGTCTCGTAAAGCGCGTCAAAAAGGTTCGTATCCGAAAACCCCGGAATCATCAGCGACGAAATCGCATCGCCGACCACCTGCTTGTTGTTCGTGAAGTCCGTCAGGATGTGCGTCTTCAGGTCATACGTAATGACCGCGATGTAATCATCCGGCTTCAGCGTATTGAAAAAGCTGTACGACGCATTTTGCATGTCGCGGATGAAGTAATAACTGTTCGCGGCAAACTCCAGCAGCATCACCGCCGTAATTGGTGTCTGCGCCATGCGCACACTGGTGATCGTCTGCGGCACGCCGTCTTCCAGCACCTGGAAGTTTCCCGCCTTCAGCCCGGGAACAAACTGGTGCGTCTTGTCGAGAATCACGTTGACGTCCAGATTGACGATCGGCACATCCACACGAATGGAGTATGTCTCGTTATTAGGATTTTTTATCTTAGGCTCAGCAGGTGCAGCCGGCGCGGGCGGAGGCGTATTGGCATCCTCACCCTCCTTTTTCTTTTTAAGCACGATTGGCCCGGAATCCGTATCTGGCCCCGCGGAATCGTCCGCCGGCTTCTGCTGTTGCGCCGGAGCCTGTGTACTCTGCGCAAACGCAACATACGGAAGGGCTGCAGCAAACCCGAACAGGAGAAGGACGACAGGGGCCGTACGGCGGAATCGCATCGAAAAAGTCATCATCTGCAACTTTACTCCGTCCCTATTGGACGCGGGCAAAGAGTGTATGGAAACAGGTGCCTGAAGTCTCATCTGCCGCGTCTAACCAGACAGACCGATTCCCTGCTGGTATTGCAGACAGGGACGCTCTAGTCTTGTAGACGTGATGGACGATAGAAAGACGCGGTTGCTCGCCCCCTGCCTTGCCCTTGCCTTGGCCGTGGCCTGCGCTGCTTCCGCTTTGCTGGCACAAACCACCTCTGTATCTTCTCCCGCTGCATCCGCTCTGCCGCCGACAGCCGCAGCAGCCATGGGAACCAGCGGCATGCGCGTCTTCCCCCTCTCTGAGATTCGCCGCGGCCAGCAGGGCGTCGCGTACACCGTCTTCGAAGGCGTCAATCCCGAACCCATGCAGGTCGAAATCCTCGGCGTACTCAAGGACTCCCTCGGCCCCGGGCAGGACATGATCCTCGCTCGCCTGCACGGCGCCAAGCCTGAGTTCACCGGCGTCGTCGCCGGCATGAGCGGCAGCCCCGTCTACATCGACGGACGTCTCGTCGGCGCCCTCAGCTACCGCATCGGCCAGTTCAGCAAAGAACCCATCGCAGGCATCACGCCGATTGAGCAGATGCTCGAAGTACGCGACGGCGAGATTCGCCCCGCTGCGGCAAAAAGCTCAAGACCGCAAACCACCGAACAGGCTTCCACCGTTACCAAGTCAGGCGTCGAGATGCAGGCAATGGAAACACCTCTGGTCTTCAGCGGCTTCGGCCAGGACGTCATCGATCGCTTCGGCGACCGCTTCCGCGCTATGGGCCTCACACCCGTCGCAGGGCTGGGCAGTGCCGATTCAAAAGCCTCACAGCCCGAGCCGCTCGTCCCCGGTTCAGCCGTCAGCGCCATCCTCGTGCGCGGCGATCTCTCCGTCGCAGGCACATGCACCGTCACCTACGTCGACCCGACACATCTGCTTGCCTGCGGTCACCCCATCACACAATACGGCCCTGTCGATATGCCGATGACCAAGGCGAACGTGGTAGCAACATTGCCCTCGCCGCTTAACGCCTTCAAGATCGTCAACACGACAGAGACCGTCGGCGCCTTCACCGAAGACCGCGCCTCCGCCATCATGGGACGCTTCGGCGCCAGGGCGCGCATGATTCCCGTCACCGTCGAAGTAACGCAACCCCCAGCCACCTCTTCCGCCGGAGCGGCAGCAAAGACGAAGACCTTCCGCTTCGAGGTGCTCGACAACCGCCAGCTCACCCCATCCGCGATGCTCGTCTCTGTCTATCAGAGCCTCCAGGGCACCAACACCGCAGCCGCCGAGATGAGCTATCAGCTCACCGGAGAGCTCAGCGTCGCCGGGCAGCCCACCATTCATCTGGCCGGCATGGTCGCGCAAAACGATCTCAATCCCGCTGCCATCAACGCTGCGCTCTTCGTCAACGACCGCTTCAGCCGCGTCTACGGCAACGCACTCGAGCAGCCCGTTGTCACCGGCCTCAAGCTGCGTATGGAAGGCATCCCCGAGCGTCGCACCGCCGTCATCGAGTCCGCGCGTCTCAGCACCATCGAGGCACGCCCCGGCGACACCATCGAAGTTGAAGCCACCATCGCTCCCTACCAGTCCGAAGCCAGGGTCGTGCGCCTGAAAGTTCCCCTGCCGCCCGATCTCTCGCCAGGCCAGATCCGCGTGCTCATCAGCGATGGAGCCGCCGTCGATCGCATCGCCACAGGACAAGGACAGCAGCGCGCCGTCGGACTGGCCGACACCGTCGCGCAGATCAACCGCATGCACGCCAACGATCGCATCTACGTCACGCTGCTCGACAAGACCGCACAGGCCGTACTCGACGGCCAGGCACTTCCCGGCCTGCCGCTCTCCATGGCCAATGTCCTCGCTCCACTCAAGGACGCGCAGAAGATGCAGCTCAGCGGCGAAAGCATGGTCGAGGCCGCCTCCGCCTCCACGGGCTATGCCATCAGCGGCTCGCAGGTCCTCAATCTCACTGTCCGCTAAGGCCTTAGCTATCTCCAGGAACTGGCTGACTTTTACCTGGTGCCGATGTTGTAGCATCGATTCATAGTCGTCGGCACGATGCCAGCGCAAGAAAAGGACCACCTTTCAATGAATGACATCCATGGATTGGCTGTGCACGCGGCCGGTGCGCAACTGCTGCCCTACAAGTACGATGCTGGCGAGCTGAAGCCCAACGAGGTTGAGATCAAGATCTCCCACTGCGGCGTCTGTCACAGCGACGTCCATCTCATCGACAACGACTGGGGCGTCAGCAAGTATCCCTTCATTCCCGGCCACGAGATCATCGGCACCGTCATCGCCATGGGTTCGGATGTCCGCGACCGCACCGTCGGTCAGCGCGTTGGCGTCGGCTGGCAGGCCGACAGTTGCGGCATCTGCGAGTGGTGCCTCCAGGGCGACGAGCATCTCTGCGCCCAGTCCCAGCCCACCTGTGTCGGACGCAACGGCGGCTTTGCCGAAAAAGTCCGCGTCAACTCGCGCTTCGCCATTCCCGTGCCTGACGCGCTCGATAGCGAAAACGCCTCGCCGCTGCTCTGCGGAGGCATCACTGTCTACAGCCCGCTCCGCAACCACGGCGTTCGCCCCTCATCGCGCGTCGGGGTCATCGGCATTGGCGGCCTGGGACACATGGGCATCCAGTTCGCCCGCGCCTTCGGAGCCGAGGTCACCGCCTTCTCCACCACAAAGGACAAAGAAGACGAAGCTCGCCAGCTCGGCGCACATCACTTCGTCAACACCCGCGATACCGGCGCGCTCAAGAAAGTCGCCGGTGGGTTCGACTTCCTTCTCTCCACCGTCAGCGCCGATCAGGACTGGGCCAGTTACATTAACGCCCTGCGTCCCAAGGGAACACTCTGCATCGTCGGTGTACCGCCCTCCGGCATCCAGCTGCAGGCCTTCCCACTCATCTCCGGACAGCGCGCCGTCTCCGGCAGTCCTACCGGCAGCCCACGCGATCTCCACGAGATGCTCAACGTCGCCGCGCGCCACAAGGTCAAGGCCATCACCGAGCGCTTCGCCATGTCCAAAGCCAACGACGCCGTCGCCAGGGTCAAGAAGAACCAGGTGCGCTACCGCGCCGTGCTCGCCAACTAACGTTTCCCATACACACCGTGTCTGAAAGAGGCGGAGAGTTCATCTCTCCGCCTTTGCACTTTCCCCTGCATTAGACTCAGAGGACGATGACCGAAAGAAGACTGCTCCAGCGTTTCGTGGGCTTCGCTGCACTGGCCGGACTCTCCGCCACCCTCTCCCTTCCCGCCGCCGCGCAGGGAACCAGGCTCTGGACCGTCGACCGCTACGACTCCATGGAGCGCGGCACCACGGACGGCGTCGCCATCCGCAACGATGGACGCCTCGAAGCTGGCCCCGCAACCACACCGGTCTACGACACCACCAGGAGCTATGCCTGGTCGCTCGCCTCCGACTCTGCCGGAAACGCCTACCTCGGCCTCGGCGGCAGTACCGCGGGTTCAGCCCTCGTCATGCGCGTCGCACGCGACGGCAAATCGACGAAGCTCTTTGAAGCCCACGAGCTCGCCATCCAGGCGCTCGCCGTCACCGCGGAGGGCCCCGTCATCGCCGCCACCTCGCCCGACGGCAAGGTCTACCGCATCCCTAGCAACGGCGGCACAGCATCCACACTCTTCGACCCCGCAGCCACAGCCGAGAAACCCAAGTACCTCTGGGACGTCGCCGCCAGTCCCTCCGGCGACATCTTCGTCGCAGCCGGAGCACCTGCCGCCGTCTACCGCATCCCTGCAGGCAGCACCAAGCCTGAGCTTCTCTTCAAGACCGCCGACCAGCACATCCGCTGCCTCCTCCTCGCTCCCGACGGAACCCTCTACGCAGGCTCCGACGGCGCAGGTGTCGTCTACCGCATCGATACAAAAGCACCGCAGGCCAAACCCTTCGCCATCTACGCTGCTCCGCGCCGCGAGATCACCTCCCTCGCGCTCGACACCGACGGCAGCCTCTACGTCGCGGGAGTCGGCAGCAAAGGCGCGACTCCCCTGCCACCGCTTCCCATCACCGGCAACGTCGGCGTCTCCATCACCTTCGTGCAGCCTGCCTCCTCCAGCGCCGCAGGAGCCAACACCCTCGTCCCCGAAGGCAGCGACATCTACCGCATCGCCAAAGACGGCACGCCGCTCCGCCTCACCCAGCTCAAAGACGACGTCGTCTACTCCCTCGCCCTCCGTAAAGGAGCACTCTACGCCGCAACCGGCAACCGCGGACGCATCTACAAAATCGATACCGCCACGCCAGGCCGTTTCACCGACGCCACACACCTCGACGCCGCGCAGGGCATGGCCTTCGCCCCCGCCAAAGACGGCCTCTACGTCGCCACCAGCAACAGCGCCAAACTTTTCCTCCTCGGCGACGCGCCCGCAAAAGAATCCACCTACACCAGCGAAGTCTTCGACACGCAAAGCTTCTCCCAGTGGGGACGCGTCGAAACCCGCGCCGACGGCGCAGGCTATGAACTGTGGATACGCAGCGGCAACGTCGAAAGCCCGCTCATGGGCTGGAGCGACTGGGCACGCGTCGGCGCCGACGGCTCCGTCTCCGTTCCAGCAGGACGCTTCGCGCAATGGAAGGCCATCCTGCGGCCATCCGCTCCCGCCGCCAGCATCGACGCCGTCGGACTCAACTACCTCACCCGCAACGTAGCTCCCGTCGTCGATGAGATCGCCATCCAGCCCGGCGCGCGCATGCC is a genomic window containing:
- a CDS encoding VWA domain-containing protein; the encoded protein is MMTFSMRFRRTAPVVLLLFGFAAALPYVAFAQSTQAPAQQQKPADDSAGPDTDSGPIVLKKKKEGEDANTPPPAPAAPAEPKIKNPNNETYSIRVDVPIVNLDVNVILDKTHQFVPGLKAGNFQVLEDGVPQTITSVRMAQTPITAVMLLEFAANSYYFIRDMQNASYSFFNTLKPDDYIAVITYDLKTHILTDFTNNKQVVGDAISSLMIPGFSDTNLFDALYETLDRLSRIEGRKYIVLIGTGRDTFSRITLDKILAKVKATPNVTIFTIGTGALVRELADSRGMMGPVTRLDYLQAENQMKTFAQMTGGLSFNPMFQGALPDIFSQINDSIRNEYVLTYRPTNNKNDGTYRRIQVKLVDNEGHPLQMQDEKHKPLKYSVIARDGYRAKQEVE
- a CDS encoding FAD-dependent oxidoreductase is translated as MAIEIVSSDDIRFENMVHGQNGRFPATVHDRASRIALCDNSDDVAEALERFVHQGLRPTVRSGGHCYEDFVDNNPGGAIIDVSMISGTEPPANGPKYRLGAGATLGRAYADLYKRALVTIPGGTCGPVGAGGHITGGGYGLLSRLHGVTPDWVSAVDVVTIDNAGKAHVIHADKHNNSDLLRACRGAGGGSFGIVTNFYFDTLPKAPTETLRGNISFDWDGMTEERFARLLYLFGNYWETRGQDPDTWGLFSIFNLSHRSSGHLSMSVTFVNPDGTVNDTRVVEEYLAVFDECKPVAEISRHPVMAEHHPESPAPSSPVCLAKHTLNKSSWIEANAPAGGGYGGGGNRRPANAPPPSRRHKYKSSYMRRGFTREEAAVFYKHLNRTIPGVDLAGCTVLSDSFGGAVNKKQLLEETSVAQRNSVLKCQFIASWAEPSQDEGHAQWIRDFFTELYGKSTAGARYNGTPFWSNEYEGCYINYPDADMVQHDYWPQLYYGTAGLHPFLQSVKKKYDPNNIFHHAMSIRA
- a CDS encoding NAD(P)-dependent alcohol dehydrogenase codes for the protein MNDIHGLAVHAAGAQLLPYKYDAGELKPNEVEIKISHCGVCHSDVHLIDNDWGVSKYPFIPGHEIIGTVIAMGSDVRDRTVGQRVGVGWQADSCGICEWCLQGDEHLCAQSQPTCVGRNGGFAEKVRVNSRFAIPVPDALDSENASPLLCGGITVYSPLRNHGVRPSSRVGVIGIGGLGHMGIQFARAFGAEVTAFSTTKDKEDEARQLGAHHFVNTRDTGALKKVAGGFDFLLSTVSADQDWASYINALRPKGTLCIVGVPPSGIQLQAFPLISGQRAVSGSPTGSPRDLHEMLNVAARHKVKAITERFAMSKANDAVARVKKNQVRYRAVLAN
- a CDS encoding SpoIVB peptidase S55 domain-containing protein — protein: MDDRKTRLLAPCLALALAVACAASALLAQTTSVSSPAASALPPTAAAAMGTSGMRVFPLSEIRRGQQGVAYTVFEGVNPEPMQVEILGVLKDSLGPGQDMILARLHGAKPEFTGVVAGMSGSPVYIDGRLVGALSYRIGQFSKEPIAGITPIEQMLEVRDGEIRPAAAKSSRPQTTEQASTVTKSGVEMQAMETPLVFSGFGQDVIDRFGDRFRAMGLTPVAGLGSADSKASQPEPLVPGSAVSAILVRGDLSVAGTCTVTYVDPTHLLACGHPITQYGPVDMPMTKANVVATLPSPLNAFKIVNTTETVGAFTEDRASAIMGRFGARARMIPVTVEVTQPPATSSAGAAAKTKTFRFEVLDNRQLTPSAMLVSVYQSLQGTNTAAAEMSYQLTGELSVAGQPTIHLAGMVAQNDLNPAAINAALFVNDRFSRVYGNALEQPVVTGLKLRMEGIPERRTAVIESARLSTIEARPGDTIEVEATIAPYQSEARVVRLKVPLPPDLSPGQIRVLISDGAAVDRIATGQGQQRAVGLADTVAQINRMHANDRIYVTLLDKTAQAVLDGQALPGLPLSMANVLAPLKDAQKMQLSGESMVEAASASTGYAISGSQVLNLTVR
- a CDS encoding SMP-30/gluconolactonase/LRE family protein → MTERRLLQRFVGFAALAGLSATLSLPAAAQGTRLWTVDRYDSMERGTTDGVAIRNDGRLEAGPATTPVYDTTRSYAWSLASDSAGNAYLGLGGSTAGSALVMRVARDGKSTKLFEAHELAIQALAVTAEGPVIAATSPDGKVYRIPSNGGTASTLFDPAATAEKPKYLWDVAASPSGDIFVAAGAPAAVYRIPAGSTKPELLFKTADQHIRCLLLAPDGTLYAGSDGAGVVYRIDTKAPQAKPFAIYAAPRREITSLALDTDGSLYVAGVGSKGATPLPPLPITGNVGVSITFVQPASSSAAGANTLVPEGSDIYRIAKDGTPLRLTQLKDDVVYSLALRKGALYAATGNRGRIYKIDTATPGRFTDATHLDAAQGMAFAPAKDGLYVATSNSAKLFLLGDAPAKESTYTSEVFDTQSFSQWGRVETRADGAGYELWIRSGNVESPLMGWSDWARVGADGSVSVPAGRFAQWKAILRPSAPAASIDAVGLNYLTRNVAPVVDEIAIQPGARMPAGGGIPPNTTVQVAFPQPAGSPIVSFQQDASTAPLTAQKDKTAMTVRWLAHDDNGDDLLFSVWYRGVDEKNWRLLKDKIGERFLSFDAALLPDGSYNLRIIASDSPSHTASDALTGERESSVFVVDTTPPVPGTLTATLVPAVAGTPQKIHATLDARDATSPIAHAEYSVDAGPWQYLEPVGKVSDSLSEHYDFTGEIPAATTPVADAHEHIIAVRIYDRYDNMAAVKAVVTTAVAR
- a CDS encoding M1 family aminopeptidase — encoded protein: MRSFARNLRSTIAVLAFLLLVNAAWAAPARPQMQVTGYVISADLYPAENKLSATANVTFTALEDLSAPVFELNNGLQLSKVTDANKKPLEAERLTTNSTVRFNLANPIPKGTSATWTFEYAGTLKGSETSPVEGIKLASVEDPISILLYPGRWFPMVGLYTNRFTAEMHIRVPGDERVVGSGSGVAAPRSLPGNRTEYTFNWAKPGFPGTIIAGKFLEPIAAPGINNIRVFVTEPRKAAAVPFAQDAAKQFEFMSSTFGQPESGHIALVELPADAVSATWAPEIAGISGARVAGKTYSRLLANTLAHQWWGSEVSPATLNDAWITNGMSRYAELMYVEDSGGKTAFQTAVTDVQAGALAYDTEPLTTVGRLDPFSPQFQSMTLEKGAMVFHMLRWEMGDDVFVKFLRGLLSQYTDKGIRTSNVETVAEAQSQLALRPFFAQWCDGTGAPTFTNKYTVFRLGNNKGFRTVGSIAQDLDLFRMPVELRIETDGKTETRRVDVSGTDSNFTVETFGRPRRISIDPQNWVLKSTPDLAVRVAVLRGQQQVAQGDLTAGLIEYQKALDANKNSSLASYRIGEVFFMQRNYQSAANSFRDALRGDGDPKWVEVWSHIELGRIFDLTGQRDRAVNEYRLAVQTNDNTQGAINEARALMQKPYKREQTDN